A single genomic interval of Proteiniborus sp. DW1 harbors:
- a CDS encoding ABC transporter permease, whose translation MSIKTLAISGELISQTVLPDVIFTGSVYHPEDGSYPFKVYNGIEGFSQKVREIAGSDMRTYGVVCRSIYNYYDELTKVGFGGRVYGVDNDFFNQELKGYLKEGRFPEEGKLEAVVGSYFAKRFNISLGDKIPQTITLNETWTEDDLNKYILVSKSCDIVPVNKLSNERSDKKIGILKAIGISDIYITKTFIGGMSLIIFISVAVGLLLAYFISNTVNNYVSNFYGFRIEEYMLNSAVYIVVGLQTVLFLSVSYLLIFLKGMKISPKDAMLKA comes from the coding sequence GTGTCTATTAAAACTCTGGCAATTAGTGGGGAATTAATTAGCCAAACTGTTTTACCAGATGTCATATTTACTGGAAGTGTGTACCATCCGGAAGATGGAAGTTATCCTTTTAAGGTATACAATGGAATAGAAGGATTTAGCCAAAAAGTTAGAGAGATAGCAGGTAGTGATATGAGAACCTATGGTGTGGTATGTAGAAGCATATATAACTATTATGATGAGCTTACAAAAGTAGGTTTTGGAGGAAGAGTGTATGGTGTGGATAATGACTTTTTTAATCAAGAACTTAAGGGATATTTAAAGGAAGGAAGATTCCCAGAAGAGGGTAAACTTGAAGCAGTAGTAGGAAGCTATTTTGCTAAAAGGTTTAATATTAGTCTAGGGGACAAGATACCTCAGACAATAACATTGAATGAGACTTGGACTGAAGATGATTTAAATAAATATATTCTCGTTAGTAAGTCTTGTGATATTGTACCAGTTAATAAGCTATCTAATGAAAGGTCTGACAAAAAAATTGGAATTCTTAAGGCTATTGGTATATCTGACATATATATCACAAAAACATTTATCGGAGGAATGAGTCTTATAATCTTCATATCAGTAGCAGTTGGATTGTTGTTGGCTTATTTTATATCAAATACGGTAAATAATTATGTATCTAATTTCTACGGCTTCAGAATAGAGGAATATATGTTAAACAGTGCTGTATATATAGTTGTAGGTTTACAAACTGTTTTGTTCTTATCAGTTTCATACTTATTGATATTCTTAAAGGGAATGAAAATCTCACCGAAAGATGCTATGCTCAAAGCTTGA
- a CDS encoding protease complex subunit PrcB family protein, with the protein MNMKKIISLVLIIIFSLSLFTACSTEKKSAIMGDIDFEVIGTDALTDSSLEEWYNENNNREGIFSFDFKNHKYILVGAGEKPTGGYSVEITSVVGKEDSILVNAKVNAPKADEIVTQALTYPSTLIKISKDSRKVVLGEFINTISEDNSKDESQIDTFEGTGTFVGLADSNSCEIIVDDEATPFRLSEEVKEIAAKIEMNQKVKFSYYLNEYEQMVIIEIEKIEE; encoded by the coding sequence ATGAATATGAAAAAAATAATAAGCTTAGTGTTAATAATAATTTTTAGTTTATCATTGTTTACTGCATGTTCAACTGAAAAAAAGTCCGCTATTATGGGAGATATAGACTTTGAAGTAATAGGTACAGATGCATTAACTGATAGCAGTCTGGAAGAGTGGTACAATGAGAATAATAATAGAGAGGGGATTTTTTCTTTTGACTTTAAGAACCACAAATATATTTTAGTAGGAGCTGGTGAAAAGCCTACTGGTGGATATTCTGTAGAAATAACCTCAGTAGTTGGAAAGGAAGATTCTATCTTAGTCAATGCTAAGGTAAATGCTCCAAAGGCTGATGAAATAGTTACTCAAGCACTAACTTATCCAAGCACTTTAATAAAAATTTCTAAGGATTCAAGAAAGGTGGTTCTTGGAGAATTTATAAATACGATATCAGAAGATAATTCAAAGGACGAAAGTCAAATAGATACTTTTGAAGGAACAGGAACATTTGTTGGTCTTGCTGACAGCAATTCCTGTGAAATAATAGTAGATGATGAGGCTACGCCATTTAGACTTTCAGAAGAAGTAAAAGAAATCGCAGCTAAAATAGAAATGAACCAGAAAGTGAAATTCTCTTATTATCTGAATGAGTATGAGCAAATGGTCATCATTGAGATTGAAAAAATAGAAGAGTAG
- a CDS encoding sigma factor G inhibitor Gin, which produces MKPICQICNGTENNGINLLGLQLCKDCLDAISKTEIGDIKYEYYKSVIKKIWLDYIIECC; this is translated from the coding sequence GTGAAGCCTATTTGCCAGATATGCAATGGTACAGAAAATAATGGAATAAATTTATTAGGTCTACAATTATGTAAAGATTGTTTAGATGCAATATCAAAAACAGAGATTGGAGATATAAAATACGAATACTATAAATCTGTAATTAAGAAAATTTGGCTTGATTACATAATTGAATGCTGTTAA
- the tmk gene encoding dTMP kinase translates to MRGLFITLEGPDGSGKSTIARFLAEYLRDKGYDVMTTREPGGTKISEDIRDIILDNKNTNMSYVTEALLYAASRAQHVSQKIRPALDEGKVIICERFVLSSLVYQGIGRGLGIEKVKEINDFAIQGVEPDLILFFDIPPEIAIKRKTKRNQGDRLEREKIDFHKKVYEGYLSLMEFYEGKITKIDATKTKNDSFQQVKLALDNLLEKSKEE, encoded by the coding sequence ATGAGAGGACTATTCATAACTTTAGAAGGGCCAGATGGTTCAGGTAAAAGTACAATAGCTAGATTTTTAGCAGAATATTTAAGAGATAAGGGCTATGATGTAATGACTACTAGAGAGCCTGGAGGAACGAAAATAAGCGAGGATATAAGAGATATAATACTTGACAATAAAAATACTAATATGTCATATGTAACAGAGGCTTTGTTATATGCTGCTTCGAGAGCACAGCATGTTTCTCAGAAGATACGACCAGCACTAGATGAAGGAAAAGTAATAATTTGTGAAAGATTCGTTCTTTCAAGTCTTGTATATCAAGGTATTGGCAGGGGACTTGGCATTGAAAAGGTGAAGGAGATAAATGACTTTGCAATTCAAGGAGTAGAGCCTGACCTAATCCTTTTCTTTGATATACCGCCAGAAATAGCAATTAAAAGAAAAACTAAAAGAAATCAAGGAGATAGGTTAGAAAGGGAAAAAATAGACTTTCATAAGAAGGTTTATGAGGGCTATTTGAGTTTGATGGAGTTTTACGAGGGTAAAATTACAAAAATAGATGCAACTAAGACTAAAAATGATTCTTTTCAACAGGTTAAGCTGGCTTTAGATAACTTACTAGAAAAATCAAAGGAGGAATAG
- a CDS encoding cyclic-di-AMP receptor codes for MKLVIAIIQDEDTANLVSMLTEEGFRVTKLASTGGFLKSGNTTLLIGVDDDKVEALVKVIEKVCRPREVTTSVAPMPLVEEAYMPYPYNIKIGGATIFVLDVDRYERI; via the coding sequence ATGAAACTTGTTATTGCTATAATTCAAGATGAGGATACGGCTAATTTAGTATCCATGTTAACTGAAGAAGGATTTAGAGTAACCAAACTAGCCTCCACAGGAGGATTCCTAAAATCTGGGAACACAACTTTACTAATAGGAGTAGATGATGATAAAGTGGAGGCATTAGTAAAGGTTATAGAGAAGGTATGTAGACCAAGAGAAGTCACAACCTCTGTAGCCCCAATGCCATTAGTAGAAGAGGCTTACATGCCATATCCTTATAACATAAAAATAGGAGGAGCTACAATATTTGTTTTAGATGTTGATAGATATGAGAGGATATAG
- a CDS encoding cyclic-di-AMP receptor, whose translation MKLVIAIVQDEDAPRLVDKLMKTGYSVTKLASTGGFLRSGNTTILTGVKKEEVDNVIKIIEELCRSRKMITTPPPPVAWSSGIYMAYPVEVQVGGATIFVVDISRFEKI comes from the coding sequence ATGAAACTCGTTATAGCCATTGTTCAAGATGAAGATGCTCCTAGGCTAGTAGATAAATTAATGAAAACCGGATATAGTGTTACTAAGCTTGCTTCTACAGGAGGCTTCCTAAGATCAGGAAACACAACCATACTAACAGGAGTGAAAAAAGAGGAAGTGGATAATGTAATTAAGATAATTGAAGAGCTATGTCGTTCAAGAAAGATGATTACTACTCCTCCACCACCTGTTGCATGGTCATCTGGAATATACATGGCTTATCCAGTGGAGGTTCAAGTAGGGGGAGCCACAATATTTGTAGTAGATATAAGTAGATTTGAAAAAATATAG
- a CDS encoding YaaR family protein, producing MKINDVMNKSAQAIDLPNPQEAKKRDIQRSRFTEELKRADELTVKERLEKLLEKIDMQADRLAKNVTIKEVLAYKALISEFLKESVDSMVKFKKSNFLDSRGRHRVYGIIKRVDEELEGLTKDVLSKEKDNIKILKRLDDIRGLILDVYM from the coding sequence ATGAAGATAAATGATGTTATGAATAAATCGGCCCAAGCCATTGATTTACCAAATCCACAAGAAGCTAAAAAAAGGGATATACAACGGTCAAGATTTACTGAAGAGCTGAAAAGAGCTGATGAGTTAACAGTAAAAGAGAGACTTGAAAAACTTCTTGAGAAAATAGATATGCAAGCAGATAGGCTAGCAAAGAATGTTACAATAAAAGAAGTATTAGCATATAAAGCTCTGATTTCTGAATTCTTAAAGGAATCTGTAGATTCAATGGTTAAATTTAAAAAGAGCAATTTTTTGGATAGTAGAGGAAGACATAGAGTTTATGGTATTATTAAAAGAGTTGACGAAGAATTAGAAGGACTTACAAAGGACGTATTATCTAAAGAAAAAGATAACATAAAGATACTAAAAAGACTAGATGATATACGAGGACTCATATTAGACGTATACATGTAA
- the holB gene encoding DNA polymerase III subunit delta', which translates to MDFNEIIGHENIIESLKNAIRNDSVSHSYLFEGPKSIGKEKLAKVFAKTLLCQRGGDNPCNTCPSCMKIESGNHPDFYMEYPDKDSFKKEQIDELQRTIRKLPLESNRKVYILDDVNKMTQQAQNSFLKTLEEPPAYVIIILLATNGYSLLPTIVSRCQIVKFTPIERQKIEKALIKNYNRSEDQARFIAVFSNGIIGRAIELSSSDEFKMLRDETIEKIDIVINGDKLKVFSVSDFFEHNKDIIDEILDIILLWSRDLLIYKETGNVDILINKDKVDLILNQCKKLSKPKIMDILDVVRRTKEDIHSNVNFQLAIEVMLLNIQEV; encoded by the coding sequence ATGGACTTTAATGAAATAATAGGGCATGAAAATATTATTGAAAGCCTAAAAAATGCAATAAGGAATGACTCAGTTTCGCATAGCTATCTCTTTGAAGGACCTAAATCTATTGGCAAAGAAAAGTTAGCTAAAGTCTTTGCCAAAACATTATTATGTCAAAGAGGTGGAGATAATCCATGTAACACATGCCCATCCTGTATGAAAATCGAATCAGGAAACCATCCTGATTTTTATATGGAATACCCAGATAAAGATTCATTTAAGAAGGAGCAAATAGATGAATTGCAGAGGACTATTAGAAAGCTGCCCCTAGAGTCAAATAGAAAAGTCTATATATTAGATGATGTAAACAAAATGACTCAACAAGCACAAAATAGCTTTTTGAAAACCTTAGAAGAACCACCAGCTTATGTAATTATTATACTATTAGCTACTAATGGTTATAGTTTACTTCCTACCATAGTTTCAAGATGTCAAATAGTAAAGTTCACTCCTATAGAGAGGCAAAAAATTGAAAAGGCATTAATCAAAAACTACAATAGGTCAGAAGATCAAGCAAGGTTTATAGCTGTGTTTTCAAATGGTATAATAGGAAGAGCTATAGAATTGTCAAGCTCAGATGAGTTTAAAATGCTTAGAGATGAGACGATAGAAAAGATAGACATAGTTATAAATGGAGATAAATTAAAGGTTTTTTCTGTTAGTGATTTTTTTGAACATAATAAAGACATTATAGACGAAATCTTGGATATAATCTTATTATGGAGCAGGGATTTATTGATATATAAAGAAACAGGGAATGTAGATATTCTTATCAATAAAGATAAGGTGGATTTGATTTTAAACCAATGCAAGAAATTATCAAAGCCTAAAATAATGGATATACTAGATGTAGTGAGAAGGACTAAAGAGGACATCCACTCCAATGTAAACTTTCAGCTTGCAATTGAAGTAATGCTTTTAAATATACAGGAGGTATAG